Proteins found in one Oryza glaberrima chromosome 4, OglaRS2, whole genome shotgun sequence genomic segment:
- the LOC127771767 gene encoding phosphoribulokinase, chloroplastic-like: MAARSFSSASTTTILLRSGRWRRTIRAAAFPFRVSCSAAAAAAAGGTVVIGLAADSGCGKTTFVRRLTSVLGAGTAAAAAPPWGGNPGSNTLLGDAATVICLDDYHSLDRAGRKERGVTALDPRANDFDLMYRQLKAIKEGRAVAKPIYNHATGLLDPPELITPPKILVVEGLHPMYDERVRGLLDFSIYLDISSDIKFAWKIQRDMAERGHSLESIKASIEARKPDFDAYIDPQKQYADAVIEVLPTRLIAAADDDGDEGKVLRVKLIMKEGVEHFAPAYLFDEGSTISWIPCGRKLSCSYPGIKFSYFPDTYFGHEVSVLEMDGKFDKLDELIYVESHLSNLSTKYYGEVTQQMLKHADFPGSNNGTGLFQTIVGLKIRDLYEQVVAERAASPPALAAVA, translated from the exons ATGGCGGCCAGGTCGTTCAGCTCGGCGAGCACGACGACCATCCTGCTGAGAagcgggaggtggaggaggacaaTAAGGGCGGCGGCGTTCCCGTTCCGCGTGTcgtgctccgcggcggcggcggcggcggcgggcgggacgGTGGTGATCGGGCTGGCTGCCGACTCCGGGTGCGGGAAGACCACGTTCGTGCGTCGCCTGACGAGCGTGCTCGGCGccggcaccgcggcggcggcggcgcctccgtgGGGCGGCAACCCGGGCTCCAACACGCTCCTCGGCGACGCCGCCACGGTGATCTGCCTCGACGACTACCACTCGCTGGACCGCGCGGGGCGGAAGGAGAGGGGCGTGACGGCGCTGGACCCGCGCGCCAACGACTTCGACCTCATGTACCGGCAGCTGAAGGCCATCAAGGAGGGCCGCGCCGTCGCGAAGCCCATCTACAACCACGCCACGGGCCTCCTCGACCCGCCAGAGCTCATCACTCCCCCCAAGATCCTCGTCGTCGAGGGCCTGCACCCAAT GTATGATGAGCGTGTCAGGGGCCTGCTGGACTTCAGCATCTACCTGGACATCAGCAGCGACATCAAGTTTGCATGGAAAATTCAG AGAGACATGGCAGAGCGTGGGCACAGCCTGGAGAGCATCAAGGCCAGCATTGAAGCCCGGAAGCCCGACTTCGATGCGTATATTG ACCCGCAGAAGCAGTACGCCGATGCCGTGATCGAGGTCCTGCCGACGCGGCTGAtcgccgccgcggacgacgacggcgacgaaggcaaggtGCTGCGCGTGAAGCTGATCATGAAGGAAGGCGTCGAGCACTTCGCGCCGGCCTACCTCTTCGACGAAGGATCGACCATCAGCTGGATCCCCTGCGGCAGGAAGCTCTCCTGCTCCTACCCTGGCATCAAATTCTCGTACTTCCCGGACACCTACTTCGGCCACGAG GTTTCGGTGCTGGAGATGGACGGGAAGTTCGACAAGCTGGACGAGCTGATCTACGTGGAGAGTCACCTCAGCAACCTGTCGACCAAGTACTACGGAGAGGTGACGCAGCAGATGCTGAAGCACGCCGACTTCCCCGGGAGCAACAACGGCACGGGGCTCTTCCAGACCATCGTCGGGCTCAAGATCAGGGACCTCTACGAGCAGGTCGTCGCCGAGAGggccgcttcgccgccggcacTGGCTGCCGTTGcctga
- the LOC127771768 gene encoding secretory carrier-associated membrane protein 6, with protein sequence MHHDPNPFDEGNADDNPFSNGGGGGGGGGSRQQYGFRPTEPAGFGAGRGDATVDVPLDTMGDSKSKARELSSWETDLKRREADIKRREEALRNAGVPMEDKNWPPFFPIIHHDIANEIPANLQKLQYLAFASWLGIVLCLSWNFIAVIVCWIKEGDSKLFFLATIYALLGIPLSYLIWYRPLYRAMRTNSAFSFGWFFLCYLIHIGFCIIAAIAPPIVFHGKSLTGILAAIDTFSEHVIIGIFYFVGFALFCLETLLSIGVLQRVYMYFRGNK encoded by the exons atgcatCACGACCCCAACCCGTTCGACGAGGGCAACGCTGACGACAACCCCTTCTCC AatgggggaggtggtggtggcggcggcggcagcaggcagCAGTACGGGTTCCGCCCCACGGAGCCCGCCGGCTTCGGCGCCGGCAGGGGGGACGCCACCGTCGATGTCCCGCTCGACACCATGGGC GACTCCAAGAGCAAGGCAAGGGAGCTCTCATCGTGGGAAACAGATCTgaagcggcgggaggcg GATATCAAAAGGAGGGAGGAAGCGCTGAGGAATG CTGGAGTGCCAATGGAGGATAAGAACTGGCCACCATTCTTCCCGATCATTCACCATGACATTGCCAATGAGATACCGGCTAATTTGCAGAAATTGCAGTATCTCGCGTTCGCAAGCTGGCTTG GTATCGTGCTTTGCCTCTCATGGAACTTCATCGCTGTCATAGTCTGTTGGATCAAGGAGGGAG ATTCGAAGCTGTTTTTCCTTGCCACTATCTATGCCTTGCTTGGAATTCCCCTGTCGTACTTGATATGGTATAGGCCTCTCTACCGTGCTATGAG GACTAACAGTGCGTTCAGTTTTGGATGGTTCTTTCTCTGTTACTTG ATCCACATTGGCTTTTGCATTATTGCTGCCATTGCCCCGCCAATTGTGTTTCATGGAAAATCATTAAC GGGCATACTGGCTGCCATAGACACCTTTTCTGAGCATGTGATAATTGGG aTCTTTTACTTTGTGGGGTTCGCGCTGTTTTGCTTGGAGACACTGCTGAGCATTGGAGTTCTTCAG AGAGTGTACATGTACTTCAGAGGGAACAAGTGA
- the LOC127770027 gene encoding probable WRKY transcription factor 4 produces MCDYFLQRMEGDQAGGDLTDIVRAGGGAMPGSVVVDLPSTAAEWQLPAEPMLFPPPPSLSSTTDGCGAGGAAGADIFGGGGGDLFSGLVDPFSSDYSSGADFLDAMPDAMAKVGFDTAVGGGCDGGGGGGGGSGGHLLDMSRKPLLPRGMPMAAVGGLAAPRVMPSPLSPRAIRPYPPISAGDMMKLGITAGQAAGCAIDAAVAGMQMSSPRSGGIKRRKNQARKVVCIPAPTAAGGRPSGEVVPSDLWAWRKYGQKPIKGSPYPRGYYRCSSSKGCSARKQVERSRTDPNMLVITYTSEHNHPWPTQRNALAGSTRSHHSKNSGGGGGSGSKGSQNDKSQQQPSVKEEQKDQATTATTTTTSTITTTNSASPVVVKEEEAALAGSSEALELERVMDTTAAGVVDHSELMDHVFSENYKPMIPETGQPDDFFADLAELESDPMSLIFSKEYMEAKPSGGDHAQEKAMAKELDPFDMLDWSTTTNSSAGSSFEQGKRG; encoded by the exons atGTGCGACTACTTCCTGCAGAGGATGGAGGGCGAccaggccggcggcgacctcacCGACATCGTCCGCGCCGGGGGAGGGGCCATGCCGGGgagcgtcgtcgtcgacctcccGTCGACGGCCGCCGAGTGGCAGCTCCCGGCTGAGCCGATgctcttcccgccgccgccgtcgttgtcgtcgaCGACGGACGGCTGTGGCGCCGGGGGAGCGGCAGGCGCCGACATcttcggcggtggcggcggcgaccttttCTCCGGCCTCGTGGACCCGTTCAGCAGCGACTACTCGTCCGGCGCGGACTTCTTGGACGCCATGCCGGACGCGATGGCGAAGGTCGGCTTCGACACAgctgtcggcggcggctgcgacggcggcggcggaggtggtggtgggagcgGTGGACACCTGTTAGACATGAGCAGGAAGCCTCTCTTGCCCAGAGGGATGCCGATGGCGGCCGTCGGTGGGCTGGCGGCGCCGAGGGTGATGccatcgccgctgtcgccgcgaGCCATACGGCCGTACCCGCCGATCTCCGCAGGCGACATGATGAAGCTCGGCATCACggcagggcaggcggccgggtgcgccatcgacgccgccgtcgccggcatgCAGATGTCGTCGCCGCGCTCCGGCGGGATCAAGCGCAG GAAGAACCAGGCGAGGAAGGTGGTGTGCAtcccggcgccgacggcggcgggaggaagaccCAGTGGTGAGGTGGTGCCTTCTGATCTCTGGGCTTGGAGGAAGTACGGCCAGAAGCCTATCAAGGGCTCACCCTACCCAAG AGGCTATTATAGATGCAGCAGTTCAAAAGGTTGCTCTGCAAGGAAGCAAGTAGAGCGCAGCCGTACTGACCCAAACATGCTCGTCATCACCTACACCTCGGAGCACAACCACCCATGGCCGACCCAGCGCAACGCCCTCGCCGGCTCAACCCGGTCTCACCACAGCAAGaacagcggcggaggcggcggctcgggttcCAAGGGCTCTCAGAACGACAAGTCACAGCAGCAGCCAAGCGTTAAAGAAGAGCAGAAGGAtcaggcgacgacggcgacgacgacgaccaccagcACAATCACTACCACGAATAGTGCTTCTCCTGTGGTTGTgaaggaggaagaggcggcacTGGCAGGATCGTCGGAAGCATTGGAGTTGGAGAGAGTCATGGACACTACTGCAGCTGGAGTAGTAGACCACAGTGAGCTCATGGATCATGTTTTCAGTGAGAACTACAAGCCGATGATACCGGAGACTGGCCAGCCGGATGATTTCTTCGCAGACCTCGCCGAGTTGGAGTCAGATCCCATGAGCTTAATCTTCTCGAAGGAGTACATGGAAGCCAAGCCAAGTGGTGGCGATCATGCCCAGGAGAAGGCAATGGCCAAGGAATTGGATCCATTCGACATGCTAGACTGGTCTACTACTACTAACTCTTCGGCAGGGAGCtcatttgagcaagggaagagAGGCTAA
- the LOC127769914 gene encoding protein NRT1/ PTR FAMILY 8.3-like isoform X1 encodes MDADHERRRPEQGALRTPLLADDEASSSNQSLVSQEDRGQEVAEVQKVESCSNKALIIILSLQFLEITAFYGVYLNLIVYLQDVLHGDSASNVATVSSWVGTAYLMPILGAAVADSCWGKYTTVLAGFSIALVGMVTITASATLPSLRPPSCGQSAYCVPATLSQKLVFFTGIYLCALGIGGAKAVLIAFGPEQLDDDDGGGKNERVRERKASYFSWYYAVANVGMLTAGTMLVWFEDNVSWGFGYGLCASFVAVAVVVLAATAPMYRILPPAGSPLKSVIQVLVAFSHKAKLTLPDDPTELYEDDGVKNSLQHPVHERLEHTNQFRCLDKAAIVSDEDLEDGDRWRLCTVSQVEEVKILLRLIPIWLTSAVYFIANTQAQTTFVQQGTKTDGRIARGALSVPAASLSSFQMAFVAVFVTLYNRAVVPAARRCLGRAVAFTPLQLMGFGHATAVVAVGVAACTEARRLHAARAGAPAMGIAWLLPQYLVMAASDASLTVGQLEFFYDQSPETMRSASTAFYFLAISLGNLLNSQLVTLVAKVTAAWGNAGWFPLDLDDGHLDYFFLLIVAITAVNFAVYVALAKNYTPKKVR; translated from the exons ATGGACGCTGACCACGAGCGCCGGCGTCCCGAGCAGGGCGCTCTGAGGACGCCGCTTTTAGCCGACGACGAG GCATCTTCCTCAAATCAGAGCCTGGTATCTCAGGAAGATCGGGGACAAGAGGTGGCTGAGGTGCAGAAGGTTGAGAGCTGCTCCAACAAGGCACTGATAATCATCTTGA GCCTGCAATTCTTGGAAATCACTGCCTTCTACGGGGTCTACCTGAACCTGATAGTGTATCTTCAGGACGTTCTTCATGGCGACAGTGCTTCGAACGTGGCGACGGTCAGTTCTTGGGTCGGAACTGCCTACCTCATGCCcatcctcggcgccgccgtcgccgactctTGCTGGGGAAAGTACACGACGGTGTTGGCCGGCTTCTCCATAGCTCTCGTC GGCATGGTCACCATCACCGCGTCGGCCACGCTGCCGTCTCTGAGGCCGCCGTCGTGCGGGCAGAGCGCCTACTGCGTCCCGGCGACGCTCAGCCAGAAGCTGGTCTTCTTCACGGGCATATACCTCTGCGCCCTCGGGATCGGCGGCGCGAAGGCCGTGCTGATCGCGTTCGGGCCGGAgcagctcgacgacgacgacggcggcggcaagaacgAGCGGGTGCGGGAGAGGAAGGCGTCCTACTTCAGCTGGTACTACGCGGTGGCCAACGTGGGCATGCTCACGGCGGGGACGATGCTGGTTTGGTTCGAGGACAACGTGAGCTGGGGGTTCGGGTACGGCCTGTGCGCGTCGTtcgtcgcggtcgcggtcgtcgtcctcgccgcgaCAGCGCCCATGTACCGAATCCTGCCCCCGGCGGGCAGCCCGTTGAAGAGTGTGATCCAAGTGCTTGTGGCGTTCTCTCACAAGGCTAAATTGACTTTGCCGGACGATCCAACTGAACTGTACGAGGACGACGGCGTCAAGAACTCGTTGCAGCATCCGGTGCACGAACGATTAGAGCACACCAACCAATTCAG GTGTTTGGACAAGGCTGCCATTGTCAGCGACGAGGATCTGGAAGACGGCGACCGGTGGAGGCTGTGCACGGTGTCCCAGGTGGAGGAGGTCAAGATTCTGCTGCGGTTGATCCCGATATGGCTCACGTCGGCGGTCTACTTCATCGCGAACACGCAGGCTCAGACCACGTTCGTGCAGCAGGGCACCAAGACGGACGGCCGGATCGCGCGCGGCGCATTATCCGTCCCGGCCGCGTCGCTGTCGTCCTTCCAGATGGCGTTCGTCGCCGTCTTCGTCACGCTCTACAACAGGGCCGTGGTGCCCGCGGCGCGCCGGTGCCTCGGCCGCGCCGTGGCGTTCACGCCGCTGCAGCTCATGGGGTTCGGCCACGCGACGGCGGTCGTCGCGGTGGGCGTGGCCGCGTGCACCGAGGCGCGCCGGCTGCACGCGGCCAGGGCCGGGGCGCCCGCCATGGGCATCGCGTGGCTGCTGCCGCAGTACCTCGTGATGGCCGCCTCCGACGCGTCGCTCACCGTCGGGCAGCTGGAGTTCTTCTACGACCAGTCGCCGGAGACGATGCGGAGCGCGTCGACGGCGTTCTACTTCCTCGCCATATCGCTCGGGAACCTGCTCAACTCTCAGCTGGTGACTCTGGTGGCGAAGGTGACCGCGGCATGGGGCAATGCAGGGTGGTTTCCACTGGACTTGGATGACGGTCACCTGGATTACTTCTTCCTGCTCATCGTGGCCATCACCGCGGTGAACTTCGCAGTTTACGTCGCCCTCGCCAAGAACTACACGCCAAAGAAGGTTAGGTAG
- the LOC127769914 gene encoding protein NRT1/ PTR FAMILY 8.3-like isoform X2, which translates to MPILGAAVADSCWGKYTTVLAGFSIALVGMVTITASATLPSLRPPSCGQSAYCVPATLSQKLVFFTGIYLCALGIGGAKAVLIAFGPEQLDDDDGGGKNERVRERKASYFSWYYAVANVGMLTAGTMLVWFEDNVSWGFGYGLCASFVAVAVVVLAATAPMYRILPPAGSPLKSVIQVLVAFSHKAKLTLPDDPTELYEDDGVKNSLQHPVHERLEHTNQFRCLDKAAIVSDEDLEDGDRWRLCTVSQVEEVKILLRLIPIWLTSAVYFIANTQAQTTFVQQGTKTDGRIARGALSVPAASLSSFQMAFVAVFVTLYNRAVVPAARRCLGRAVAFTPLQLMGFGHATAVVAVGVAACTEARRLHAARAGAPAMGIAWLLPQYLVMAASDASLTVGQLEFFYDQSPETMRSASTAFYFLAISLGNLLNSQLVTLVAKVTAAWGNAGWFPLDLDDGHLDYFFLLIVAITAVNFAVYVALAKNYTPKKVR; encoded by the exons ATGCCcatcctcggcgccgccgtcgccgactctTGCTGGGGAAAGTACACGACGGTGTTGGCCGGCTTCTCCATAGCTCTCGTC GGCATGGTCACCATCACCGCGTCGGCCACGCTGCCGTCTCTGAGGCCGCCGTCGTGCGGGCAGAGCGCCTACTGCGTCCCGGCGACGCTCAGCCAGAAGCTGGTCTTCTTCACGGGCATATACCTCTGCGCCCTCGGGATCGGCGGCGCGAAGGCCGTGCTGATCGCGTTCGGGCCGGAgcagctcgacgacgacgacggcggcggcaagaacgAGCGGGTGCGGGAGAGGAAGGCGTCCTACTTCAGCTGGTACTACGCGGTGGCCAACGTGGGCATGCTCACGGCGGGGACGATGCTGGTTTGGTTCGAGGACAACGTGAGCTGGGGGTTCGGGTACGGCCTGTGCGCGTCGTtcgtcgcggtcgcggtcgtcgtcctcgccgcgaCAGCGCCCATGTACCGAATCCTGCCCCCGGCGGGCAGCCCGTTGAAGAGTGTGATCCAAGTGCTTGTGGCGTTCTCTCACAAGGCTAAATTGACTTTGCCGGACGATCCAACTGAACTGTACGAGGACGACGGCGTCAAGAACTCGTTGCAGCATCCGGTGCACGAACGATTAGAGCACACCAACCAATTCAG GTGTTTGGACAAGGCTGCCATTGTCAGCGACGAGGATCTGGAAGACGGCGACCGGTGGAGGCTGTGCACGGTGTCCCAGGTGGAGGAGGTCAAGATTCTGCTGCGGTTGATCCCGATATGGCTCACGTCGGCGGTCTACTTCATCGCGAACACGCAGGCTCAGACCACGTTCGTGCAGCAGGGCACCAAGACGGACGGCCGGATCGCGCGCGGCGCATTATCCGTCCCGGCCGCGTCGCTGTCGTCCTTCCAGATGGCGTTCGTCGCCGTCTTCGTCACGCTCTACAACAGGGCCGTGGTGCCCGCGGCGCGCCGGTGCCTCGGCCGCGCCGTGGCGTTCACGCCGCTGCAGCTCATGGGGTTCGGCCACGCGACGGCGGTCGTCGCGGTGGGCGTGGCCGCGTGCACCGAGGCGCGCCGGCTGCACGCGGCCAGGGCCGGGGCGCCCGCCATGGGCATCGCGTGGCTGCTGCCGCAGTACCTCGTGATGGCCGCCTCCGACGCGTCGCTCACCGTCGGGCAGCTGGAGTTCTTCTACGACCAGTCGCCGGAGACGATGCGGAGCGCGTCGACGGCGTTCTACTTCCTCGCCATATCGCTCGGGAACCTGCTCAACTCTCAGCTGGTGACTCTGGTGGCGAAGGTGACCGCGGCATGGGGCAATGCAGGGTGGTTTCCACTGGACTTGGATGACGGTCACCTGGATTACTTCTTCCTGCTCATCGTGGCCATCACCGCGGTGAACTTCGCAGTTTACGTCGCCCTCGCCAAGAACTACACGCCAAAGAAGGTTAGGTAG